The genomic window TATCTTCCTCCTTTCTATCTCCATTACACCAAACGAAATCAGTAAAACACAGAATAGTTTTTGGTAGGGGATAGAGATTAATTGCTTAGCTAATGTCAGAGATGACCGATTGTTTACAATTTATAATAAAAAAACAATTTCAAATAGCTCTAAGTGATGAAGGAGTGAAAGATGAGAACTGACCAGGAAATATTTGAACTAATTTCACAGACTGCTAAATCTTTACAAGTTGAGGCTGTGGCTCTATCTGGTTCGAGAACGGATACAAAAGCACCAAAAGATGAGTTTCAGGACTACGATGTTGTTTATGTCGTGGACGATTTAGATAATCTGACGAGGAATTTTTCTTGGTTGGACCAGTTTGGCAAACGTATTATCGAGCAGCATGTCTTTCTTGGTCACCGTCGCCTCTATCTCATGCTCTTTGAAGATGGCAATCGAATTGATTTGACCCTCTGCCCCAAAGACTATATCCAAGAATGGGTGGATAGTGAGGCTGGGTTCACAGTTTTAGAGGATGAGAAGGGATTATTTGAACCCTACTTTCCAAGTCCCCAACGTTTTTGGACAAGCCCAGCTAGTGCGATTGATTTTGAAAAAGCTTGTAATGAATTTTGGTGGGTGTCAGCTTACGTGATCAAGGGAATCTGTCGC from Streptococcus oralis includes these protein-coding regions:
- a CDS encoding aminoglycoside 6-adenylyltransferase, with the translated sequence MRTDQEIFELISQTAKSLQVEAVALSGSRTDTKAPKDEFQDYDVVYVVDDLDNLTRNFSWLDQFGKRIIEQHVFLGHRRLYLMLFEDGNRIDLTLCPKDYIQEWVDSEAGFTVLEDEKGLFEPYFPSPQRFWTSPASAIDFEKACNEFWWVSAYVIKGICRKKVIYVTDHLYGICQQELLKVMAWQVASDRGRVDIGKNYKYLFNYLSAEKEKEFSNLLDFTSLDKITQSLFATMELFHQEAQFLAHKMGFDYDMRVAEKMIQYAKERLLNR